A DNA window from Lentisphaera araneosa HTCC2155 contains the following coding sequences:
- a CDS encoding protein kinase domain-containing protein, with amino-acid sequence SIKRAFDLSTSRYIAFAERGKPNDKHLYEVFLREARLTALLEHPNIISIHDVGLNDLGQPYFTMDLKEGDSLGEIFKNLNTKDEEYLETYSLHELLMIFVKICEAISYAHSKNIIHLDLKPDNIQVGHFGEVLVCDWGLGKILNNTEIVGVEETLLEVDLLNHISSKNKVVGTPGYMSPEQINLNGDI; translated from the coding sequence AATCAATTAAACGTGCCTTTGATTTATCAACCTCTCGTTACATAGCCTTTGCAGAAAGAGGTAAGCCCAACGATAAACATTTGTATGAAGTTTTTTTAAGAGAGGCACGCCTCACCGCTTTACTTGAGCATCCAAATATTATTTCAATTCACGATGTGGGACTTAATGATTTGGGGCAACCTTATTTTACCATGGATCTTAAAGAAGGGGACTCATTGGGGGAAATCTTTAAAAACTTAAATACCAAAGACGAGGAGTATTTAGAGACTTATTCATTGCATGAACTCCTTATGATTTTTGTCAAAATATGTGAAGCTATCTCCTATGCCCATTCTAAAAATATTATCCACCTAGACCTTAAACCGGACAATATTCAGGTGGGGCATTTTGGTGAAGTTCTCGTTTGTGACTGGGGACTAGGCAAAATATTAAATAATACAGAAATAGTAGGTGTTGAAGAAACATTATTAGAAGTTGACTTATTAAATCATATAAGTTCTAAAAATAAAGTAGTTGGCACACCTGGTTATATGTCTCCTGAGCAAATTAATCTGAATGGAGACATATAA